A region of the Culex quinquefasciatus strain JHB chromosome 1, VPISU_Cqui_1.0_pri_paternal, whole genome shotgun sequence genome:
ataattagcaagcaccatcaaaaaaccaaCCGCGCCAAGTCCTTTGACGTTTgtcttttgacgacccattccaatcgaaggctgaagaaaaccaagcgagaagcgaaggcaaacaacaccaccagcagcgcctgttggtgtgagccagtgatgccaggaaactttctctataaatgctacttttcgtgagtgttcgcttaaaatttcatcacaattggcagcactaagccgACTTAAAAGAGCACTGGAAGAAAAGTGAActgagctgaaaatagaaaaaatgtcgtagtaacagttcaacaGGGctaatctgcgtttgtaaacaagcagtctatcccttttgctcaagtgacagttcacgccaagtaagagggggacagactgcttgtttacagaCGCAGATTCTGTTACTACGGAATGGGCGTGGCCCGATGCATCctcgtctgattagaatacaattgggaaatatttttgcttgtagaaggaatagaataacttttagtagaagtgaaaataaactgtaatgttcacaaaaagttgtgccactcgttggtgtacttggttttagtaaatttcaagaaacactccagattatccagcatcatttatACATGACCGCTTATCaggcttaaaatgggtgtaTTTATTAAATGGGTGTAATTAGGtactttatttttgttattttaagcatTAATGTTAATGAACTCCTAACATATCTCAAggaatcgataaaaatattcccaaacgtcgactctttggtccagacaccttCATACAGCATTTTAAGGTTTCATACGATAGGCCCGAtggttttttcttcaaaatttgtatgaaggATTGTGTGGTCTGCTCCTTGACAACTGCCCACATTCTCCTTAGAAACTTGGTAGAAAAACCATTCGGGCctatctaaatatttttcaaaaaatcaagttgTATTTGTTTTTGGGGATTTCAAAGTTCATGCTTCCGCTTGAGTTGAGCCtgtgaagatattttttaaattttcgtagGTCATTGCATTcttgcatttaaaaaacaaataaaattcaatacTGCCCACAACATTCGATTCTTGCAGCTAGTTCTGCTGTATCATCTGGTTTTGGCAGATAAACCCGAGCTCTTACCATTACTCACACTACCACGTGCTACGCGAGTGAACACTCTCTGAAATGAACAACGGTTCATGAACCTCTTCCTCTGCTGCTGATAATGCACAACAAATCATTCATCGCTGTGCCTACCGGCAAGTCGGTAGTATTCTTACTTGCGGTATCACTATCCGAAAGCGATGCGATTACTCAATCACCCGGTGCAACTCGCGCCGCTGATCCTGGCGGTGTTCTTCGGAATCAACGCATGCATCGCCTGCGATGGTCCCGCCTCGGCCGCGGCGAGCAACAAGGCCCGCTACGACCAGTTCCGCATTTACCGGGTGTTCCTGGAGACGGACGAACAGGTTGGAATTATGCAGCAGCTGGAGAACCGCAGCGACAGCTACCAGTTTATGGGCCATGCCGGAACCCGAACCAGAACCTGTCGATTATGGTTGCGCCGCAGAAGATCGCCGAGATAACCGATCTGATGGACCGGTTTCAGATTCAGGGGCAGGTGTTGGTAGGTTGATTTGGTGGATTGGTTTGGTGGGGATCTGCTGAGATTTCAGTTTTACGTTTTAGTTGTACAACATCCAAGAGCTGATCGATGCGCAGGAGTTGACGGTTATGCCAAAGGGAACTGCTCCGGAACAGTTTGATTGGACGCATTACTTCCACCTCGATACGATCCACAAGTGGCTTGATCTGCAAGCTTCAAAGTATCCGGATCTCTTGACCGTTATCCCGCTGCAAGCGAGTTACGAACGCAATCTCATCAAAGGAGTAAAGCTGTCTGCAAAACCCGGTAATACCGCTGTCTTTGTCGAATGCGGAATCCACGCTCGAGAGTGGATCTCCCCGGCGGTTTGCACGTACATCCTGAACCAGCTACTTACCTCGGAGGCCCCCGAAGTCCACGACCTGGCCACCAACTTTGATTGGTTCTTCTTCCCGGTGGTCAACCCGGACGGGTACAAGTACACCTTCGACGCGGATCGCTTCTGGCGCAAAAACCGCCGTCCGTACGGGCTGTGCCGGGGAGTCGACCTGAATCGGAACTTTGAGAGCAACTGGAATGGCATCGGAGCGAGTTCGGATCCGTGTGCGTACGACTTTGCCGGAGGATCTGCGGCCAGCGAGCCGGAAACCCAGGTCATCCAGAACTTTGTCAAGCAAAACGCCCAATCGGCGCGCATCCGGACGTACTTCTCGATGCACTCGTACTCCCAGCTGATCATGTTCCCGTACGGTTACACCACGGACCGGGTAGACAACTACGCCGACCTGGTAGCGATTGGCGAACGTGGCTCGGAGGCGATCCGTAACACCCACGGCAAGCAGTACCTGGCGGGGGCGATGATCGAAACGATCTACCCGTCGTCGGGGGACAGCGTGGACTGGGCGTACGCCGAGTGTGGCGTTCCGGTGGCGTACACCTTTGAACTGCGAGGTCCGCCGGAGAGTACCAACATGTTCATCCTGCCGGCGGAGGAGATCGCTCCAACAGGGGAGGAGACGCTGGCCGCGTACGTGGCGATGCTGGGCGAAGCGAGGAAGCTGGGGTATTATGATGGTGTGGGGCAGAAGGGAGAGTTGTAGAATTGAGATTCGTAGATTTAATAAAAGACTGGAATTGTTACATCGTTTGTTTGATTATTATTCCGACAGATATCGGCTTTGACCTCACCATCATCTTGcatacaaagttgtaggaatttAAGAAGCCACTCATAACAACGGCTTTTCAGGATTTGTCGACTCTGACTCCTCGATTCCACTGCAACCAGCTCTCCGTGGTTACATAAATCGTAACCACAATGAGAAAGTCATGTTCAAGCTTTCAATTCTGGACGTTCAACGCCATTCATCACGACGACAGAGTCGTTTATTTTCGTCCCACTTATCTTTGTGCAGACTGTTCTTATTAGACAGTAAACAGTCCCTGAGGATCAGTGACTACCTCGCCGTTTACGACCAGTTAAGCCCGAGGTAGACAATACCGCTATTATACGGCTCTCAAGATAAGAGACCGAAGATTCATCTGGCTAGAAAGGCGAAAAACTCCAAAGTCACAGCAACCGAATCTCGGCTGATAAGTTCAATATTGTGATCGTATTGATTGAACGACGTCTCAGAGTCAGTTGAGCAACGATGGCCGGTAAGAAGGGATCAATTACGGGGTCATTCATACCTCTCGTACTAATCGCGTTCGCTTTGGCAGCATCCGAAGACCGAGCCCGCTACGATCACTATCGGTTGTACCGGGTTCAGCTGGTCAGTGACGAGCAGGTGCGGATATTCCAGGACTTGGAAGCCACGAGCGATAGCTGCACCTTTTACGGCCATGCCAGGCAGCCGGGACAGGAGCTAACGATCATGGTGTCCGCCAGCAAGGTGGCGGACTTTGAGGACCTGCTGGATCGGTTCTTGGTCTCGGGAAgggttttggtgagatttttgtttttttggctTCTTGAAGATTTTGTTTCAACCACTTCAACTTTGTAGGAGTACAACATGCAGGACATCATCGACAGTGAAGCCAAGTGGATTAAGCCATTCGAAGGCCCTAATCTTGACTGGGATCACTACCACCACTTGGAGACGATCTACGCCTGGATGGATGAGCTGTCCGCAAAGCACTCCGGCGTAACCGTCCTCAGCTTGGGAACCTCATACGAAGGTCTACCAATCAAGGGGGTCAAGCTCTCCCATCGTCCGGACAACAAAGCGATCTTCGTCGAGGGTGGAATCCACGCCCGAGAGTGGATCTCCCCGGCGACGGCGACCTTCATCCTGAACCAGCTAATAACCTCAACCGATCCGCGAATCGTCAATCTTGCCACCAACTACGACTGGTTCTTCTTTCCGGTGGTCAACCCCGACGGGTACAAGTTCACCTTCGAGGGGACCGCCTCTGGCGCAAGAACCGAAAACCGTACGGCCTGTGTCGGGGCGTCGATCTCAACCGGAACTTCGCCAGTAACTGGGGTGGAATTGGTTCCAGCAATGACTCGTGCAGTTACGACTTTTGCGGCGGATCGGCCTTTTCCGAACCGGAAGCCGAGGCGCTGGCCAACTTTATCCGCGACAACGCCGAAAAGGAGCGCATCCGGACGTACATCGCACTGCACTCGTACTCACAGCTGCTGATGTTTCCTATGGGCACACCCCGCAGAAGGTCCCCAACTACGAACACCTGCAATCCATCACCGAAAAGGCAATTTCGGCGCTGACGGCCGTCCACGGGACCAGCTTCCAGGGTGGGAGCAAGTACGAGACGATCTACCCGTCCAGCGGGGGCAGCATCGATTGGGCCTACCACGAGGGCAAGATTCCGGTGTCGTTGACGTTCGAGCTGCGCGGGCCCCCGGATTCGCAGGACATGTTTATCTTGCCGGCGGAGCAGATTACGCCCGTGGGCGAGGAAACAATGGCGGCGTTCGTGGCGATTGTGGAGGAAGCGGCGCGGTTGGGGTATTACCAGTGATGGTTGCATTTTGAGGCCAAATTCTGaggatgtttgttttttaataaatcaGTTATTAATGCCTTTTCCCGAAACaattcattttgttttatttttgttctaagCTTGTGTCGGTGTACCATCCGAGCAGTGACGCTATGAAGATCTCTGTTGCTCAGCCTACTTTTCCAGAGTTGAAAAAGTAtttacttgtttgaaaaaagtttcattttctgTTACATTTAACCCCCGGTACTTGGTCacgttttcgtttgacacttttttagtttgtaccccgttggttggtcaaagtcaaactaaaaaatgtagtagtgtgtgtgaactccatgtaaaagggtgtcaaactaaaagtgaccccgttcgtttgactacagttgatgtcaaaccatcggggtttgagtgtattactTTACCCGCCGGTTAAacttccgtagtaacagtttagccgggtccggtggtttagtggttagcgtggtagtctctaaaccccagtatggcctgggttcaatcccagacggacccggtggcatttttcgtgacgagatttgcctgaccacgccttctatcggatgaggaagtaaaacgtcggtccatttgcgtaaaagaggttttgggtgactcaccactcataaccttcggacgcctagaaatgagcagaaacttgcaacagggaacacaaaagacccgggggtcattaaagtggattactttgctttttagtaacagttcaatccaggtttttaagcaaagatggcgttcaaagtgtgaacgtccgaaatgtcagaaTCGCttagtagcaccaacattagaaaaaagaatgtggctgtcatgccatggcacacttttttcgtaatgttggtaccactgcatgactttgacatttcgggcgttcacaattcgaacgccatcttcgcttaaaaatctggtttGAACGAGAAATGTCGAACGTGTGCAAACATTAAAAGAATGTCTGTTTGATGGCAAACATCGTATGATTACCGCATCAagtccgtagtaacagttcaatagggcgaatctgcgtttgtaaacaagcagtctatcccttttgctcaatTGACTGTTCACGTTAGataagagggggatagactgcttttttacaaacgcagattcgccctattgaactgttactacggactTGTTGCGGTAATCACACGACCGTTTGTTTATCAACAAAGCTGCAAACAAAGTGAGAgagttttgatattttaaagccCACATCCGTCGACTGTCTCTGCAACTGCAAGAAAGACTTCAGAAAAACTCGATTTTGCTCCGAGCGGGAAGGGTTTCGTAATGTTCAAATAAAAATGAAGCTATTTTaggattaatttatttatttaacgtttctttcataaatttaaaagactgttttttgattttcgacttTTATTTTAACACTTTAGAGGCTTTTTTCGCTATCTTGATATGTCGATTCAACAAATCAGTGGCAAAATGCGAGCTTTGTTCTTAAATAAATAAGAATacataataataattataaaacaCGTCAGTTCTGGTTTTCACACTTTTCTCGTAGTCAATTCTAAAATCGTCGTGCAACGAGGAATGTTTGCACATGGCTAAACAGCTACCTAACTTACACAATGTCCcagcattatttttttcgtttctcaATCTTgaagttatttacaacaaaaaaccGCTTCTCCCTGCAACATGACTCTACTGCGCCTCCGTCTTGTTCTCATCGAACGCCGGATTGTTCAGCCCGGAGGCCGGCGGTGCGGAGCTCGCGTTCTTCTCCCTCCCAGCAACTGTTGAATCTCCTGCAGCGAGATGCCCTTCGTCTCGGGCACGATGAAGAACACAAACACGGTTCCGAGCAGCGAGAAGCCGGAGAAGAGCCAGAACACGCCGGCACTGCCGAGCGCATCGACGAGCGAGGCGAAGATCTTCGTCACCAGGAAGGCGAGCAACCAGTTGAACACACCGGCCAGCGGACTGGCGTACGCCTTGACGTTGTTCGCGAACAGTTCGCCGACCATCAGCCACGGCACCGGACCGAACCCGATGGAGAACATGGCGATGAACATGCACACGGCCAGGATGGGGAGCCAGCCGAGGTCGGCGACCTTGGCCGGGTCCGATTGCTTCAGTTGGAAGTAAACCGCCAGCAGGATGGTGGACACGGCCATGAAAAAGTCCGACACCATGAGCAGCATCCGGCGGCCGGCCTTGTCCACGATGAAGGTCGACAGCAGGGTGGCCGCGACCTGGATGCTACCGACGATGATCGTGGCGTCGGTCGAGTTGAGTCCCGTGTTCGCAGATTCGAAGATCGAGTTGGTGTAGAAAATGACCGCGTTGATGCCCGAGAGCTGCTGGAAGAACATCAGCCCCAGCGAGATGATCAGCGCCCGGATGGTGGACTTTTGCTGGAAGCCCTGCACGAAGGTGATCTTCTCCTCGCGCATCTTGGCGTCGTCCGCCTTGAGTTCCTCGATTTCGGCCCGCTCGTCGTAGCGGCTGCCCCGCAGCCACTTGAGGGACTTGGACGCATCGTCGTAGCGGTTCTTCTCGACCTGGGAAGTGGACATTTAAATTAGAATGTTGAAATgcattttgaccttcacagatccccagaATTCGATTTCGTTCTTAAGATATTTAACAAAAACCGTAAAAACCCCGTGCAATGTTGCCAGAAGACTGGCCTAAAGGATTTCTGGTCAGAACgcatttgacacacgtacatgcccgacttccataaacatttgtaattataactcgagacatcgGCAACCAAAATTACGGGACAAGAAGCAGAATGGTGAATCAAACAAAACGTgtctgttattgtttacattgcacaCTCTACTtatgtttaacaaaaacgtgaaacgtcaaaaaacggCGTGCTACAAGAAAACACGATAACGTAGATATTGCATAGAAATTGTAAAATCTAAAAAGAACTTACGAAATAGTGCGGACTCTCCGGcatgaagaagaagatcaacccGAACGCAATCGGAATAACGCCGCAAATGATGCTCAGCACCTGCACGTTCACGGCCGCCCCCACGCCGTACACGAACAGAATACCGACGGTTACGAGCAGCTGGAAGAACGTTCCCAGCGTTCCCCGAATCGACGACTGGGCAATCTCCGCCGTGTAGGTCGGCGCCGCAATGCAGAACGCACCACCACCGATACCGAGGAAGAACCGGCCCACCATCAGCATGGCCACATTACTGGCCCAGATGATGAGGGCCCAGCCCAGCACCAGCGGCAACACCATCGACAGCATGGCCCACTTGCGCCCAATCAGCTTCATCATGATCCCGATGGGGAAGCACATCAGCGCCGCGCCCAGGTTCGCCATCGAACCAATCCACGAGAACTGCTCGGTCGTGATGGTGAACCCGTACTCGGTGTCACGCACCAGCGGAATCTCCGCCGGCGAGGTCCACCCCAGGAAGGTACCGGCAGCGAGGGCACCACCGGACGCGGCCAGCCCCGCGATATACTGGGGCAGCTTGCGGCCGGACTCGCCGGCCACGTTGTTCACCACGAAGCTGCTCATCGTGTCACGAGTCTGGAAGAAGAAATTttagagttaattttttttttattgacgtttgcagccaaaaaaatcacaatttcatcGTTTTCCGCGGTGGCCCCATACTGTCTTGATCCCGAAGGGATCGCTGGAATTAGTCGAGCACGTTCGCTCGTTGAATCCGACATCGTTTGATCAGTTAAGTAACTCAAAACCCCAGTATTTTACAAtggaaaatttcagcgatttgCTAATTGTATGTACTGTCGCTTCTTTGGCTTCATTGACGCATCACAAACATCTGAACCTGAACGATTCGACTCGCTCTTTGTTTTGGTTCGGGTGAACCTTTGTGTGCGTACGGAATCTCCCACCCAGGTAGTGAGTCGTTGGAGATAACGGTTTGTGTAGTAAGAATGAATAGTGGAGAGAATGAATTGAATGAAGGAATTCATTAAGAAGTTAGAGTTCATTGCTGGTAGAATTC
Encoded here:
- the LOC6049271 gene encoding facilitated trehalose transporter Tret1 isoform X2, which codes for MTKSLWKRTRDTMSSFVVNNVAGESGRKLPQYIAGLAASGGALAAGTFLGWTSPAEIPLVRDTEYGFTITTEQFSWIGSMANLGAALMCFPIGIMMKLIGRKWAMLSMVLPLVLGWALIIWASNVAMLMVGRFFLGIGGGAFCIAAPTYTAEIAQSSIRGTLGTFFQLLVTVGILFVYGVGAAVNVQVLSIICGVIPIAFGLIFFFMPESPHYFVEKNRYDDASKSLKWLRGSRYDERAEIEELKADDAKMREEKITFVQGFQQKSTIRALIISLGLMFFQQLSGINAVIFYTNSIFESANTGLNSTDATIIVGSIQVAATLLSTFIVDKAGRRMLLMVSDFFMAVSTILLAVYFQLKQSDPAKVADLGWLPILAVCMFIAMFSIGFGPVPWLMVGELFANNVKAYASPLAGVFNWLLAFLVTKIFASLVDALGSAGVFWLFSGFSLLGTVFVFFIVPETKGISLQEIQQLLGGRRTRAPHRRPPG
- the LOC6049271 gene encoding facilitated trehalose transporter Tret1-2 homolog isoform X1, whose translation is MSDSTSERARLIPAIPSGSRQYGATAENDEITRDTMSSFVVNNVAGESGRKLPQYIAGLAASGGALAAGTFLGWTSPAEIPLVRDTEYGFTITTEQFSWIGSMANLGAALMCFPIGIMMKLIGRKWAMLSMVLPLVLGWALIIWASNVAMLMVGRFFLGIGGGAFCIAAPTYTAEIAQSSIRGTLGTFFQLLVTVGILFVYGVGAAVNVQVLSIICGVIPIAFGLIFFFMPESPHYFVEKNRYDDASKSLKWLRGSRYDERAEIEELKADDAKMREEKITFVQGFQQKSTIRALIISLGLMFFQQLSGINAVIFYTNSIFESANTGLNSTDATIIVGSIQVAATLLSTFIVDKAGRRMLLMVSDFFMAVSTILLAVYFQLKQSDPAKVADLGWLPILAVCMFIAMFSIGFGPVPWLMVGELFANNVKAYASPLAGVFNWLLAFLVTKIFASLVDALGSAGVFWLFSGFSLLGTVFVFFIVPETKGISLQEIQQLLGGRRTRAPHRRPPG
- the LOC6049267 gene encoding LOW QUALITY PROTEIN: zinc carboxypeptidase (The sequence of the model RefSeq protein was modified relative to this genomic sequence to represent the inferred CDS: inserted 1 base in 1 codon), with amino-acid sequence MRLLNHPVQLAPLILAVFFGINACIACDGPASAAASNKARYDQFRIYRVFLETDEQVGIMQQLENRSDSYQFMGHXRNPNQNLSIMVAPQKIAEITDLMDRFQIQGQVLLYNIQELIDAQELTVMPKGTAPEQFDWTHYFHLDTIHKWLDLQASKYPDLLTVIPLQASYERNLIKGVKLSAKPGNTAVFVECGIHAREWISPAVCTYILNQLLTSEAPEVHDLATNFDWFFFPVVNPDGYKYTFDADRFWRKNRRPYGLCRGVDLNRNFESNWNGIGASSDPCAYDFAGGSAASEPETQVIQNFVKQNAQSARIRTYFSMHSYSQLIMFPYGYTTDRVDNYADLVAIGERGSEAIRNTHGKQYLAGAMIETIYPSSGDSVDWAYAECGVPVAYTFELRGPPESTNMFILPAEEIAPTGEETLAAYVAMLGEARKLGYYDGVGQKGEL
- the LOC6049271 gene encoding facilitated trehalose transporter Tret1 isoform X3, which gives rise to MSSFVVNNVAGESGRKLPQYIAGLAASGGALAAGTFLGWTSPAEIPLVRDTEYGFTITTEQFSWIGSMANLGAALMCFPIGIMMKLIGRKWAMLSMVLPLVLGWALIIWASNVAMLMVGRFFLGIGGGAFCIAAPTYTAEIAQSSIRGTLGTFFQLLVTVGILFVYGVGAAVNVQVLSIICGVIPIAFGLIFFFMPESPHYFVEKNRYDDASKSLKWLRGSRYDERAEIEELKADDAKMREEKITFVQGFQQKSTIRALIISLGLMFFQQLSGINAVIFYTNSIFESANTGLNSTDATIIVGSIQVAATLLSTFIVDKAGRRMLLMVSDFFMAVSTILLAVYFQLKQSDPAKVADLGWLPILAVCMFIAMFSIGFGPVPWLMVGELFANNVKAYASPLAGVFNWLLAFLVTKIFASLVDALGSAGVFWLFSGFSLLGTVFVFFIVPETKGISLQEIQQLLGGRRTRAPHRRPPG